In Candidatus Acidiferrales bacterium, a genomic segment contains:
- a CDS encoding FlgD immunoglobulin-like domain containing protein, giving the protein MKCILIFLSLIVGGAFAQPAKPGKTDAASQTWQIPFASSDNTISLSIQNNSSTEAKNVSVAFNKIPSWLKFKESIATIKSISANASGDAVFTFSVDKKAPVGKDTTLSATITTTDGQSWTKEIKISVGAPKDYKLYNNFPNPFNPSTKIAFELPKASHVKLIIYDVVGREVVEVADADYPAGYTELTWNGTSKNGPMVSSGVYFYRISADKWSKVKKMMMVK; this is encoded by the coding sequence ATGAAATGCATTTTAATCTTTCTATCGCTGATCGTAGGAGGTGCCTTTGCCCAACCGGCAAAGCCTGGCAAAACGGATGCCGCCAGCCAGACATGGCAAATCCCATTCGCTTCATCGGACAACACGATCTCACTTAGCATCCAAAACAATTCCAGCACTGAGGCGAAGAACGTGTCCGTCGCGTTCAACAAAATTCCTTCTTGGCTGAAATTCAAAGAGAGCATCGCAACTATAAAGAGCATTTCGGCAAATGCTTCTGGGGATGCTGTGTTTACATTCTCCGTCGATAAGAAAGCTCCTGTAGGGAAGGACACGACTTTGTCCGCGACAATAACTACAACAGATGGTCAGTCATGGACGAAGGAGATAAAAATTTCCGTTGGTGCACCGAAAGACTACAAGCTTTACAATAATTTTCCCAATCCATTCAACCCGTCGACAAAGATTGCATTTGAGCTTCCGAAAGCATCGCATGTAAAGCTCATCATCTATGATGTGGTTGGAAGGGAAGTCGTAGAGGTGGCAGATGCAGATTATCCTGCCGGTTATACCGAGCTGACATGGAACGGAACAAGCAAGAATGGACCTATGGTGTCATCCGGTGTTTATTTCTACCGCATCAGCGCTGACAAGTGGAGCAAGGTGAAGAAGATGATGATGGTTAAATAA